Proteins from one Mucilaginibacter jinjuensis genomic window:
- a CDS encoding glycosyltransferase family 2 protein, with the protein MEIPQTIKISFVILNFNREKELLHTIKKTYDLMQGKYDYEIIVVDNASADGSISAVKAAFPAVKLIERTKNIGVAGWNDGFAHAVGAYMVVLDDDSNVESGLDSAIHYMDLHDEVGVLGLNITGGAFQTDDHIDLQDYTDFIGCGAIIRKKLYDKIGGFAEWLFIYTHEWEYGLRCLDAGYKVRYYASCHIIHRTSALNRTPKRLKVFSTRNELAIVYKYFSEETRGKYMNRVILNNIKGVYKYGLHTIPWFFEAYKEFKKLKGQLVHTPVKREIEDFSGKNIGSTRPFLNIY; encoded by the coding sequence GTGGAAATACCTCAAACTATAAAAATTTCTTTTGTCATCCTCAATTTTAATCGCGAAAAAGAGCTGCTGCATACTATTAAAAAGACTTATGATTTAATGCAGGGCAAGTATGATTACGAAATAATTGTTGTTGACAACGCCTCTGCTGATGGAAGTATTAGTGCAGTAAAAGCAGCATTTCCAGCTGTGAAACTGATTGAACGTACCAAAAATATCGGTGTTGCCGGATGGAACGATGGTTTCGCTCACGCTGTAGGAGCATATATGGTTGTGTTGGATGATGACAGTAATGTAGAAAGCGGGCTCGATTCAGCAATTCACTACATGGATCTGCATGATGAAGTTGGTGTACTGGGCTTAAATATTACAGGCGGTGCATTTCAAACTGATGACCATATAGATCTGCAGGACTATACAGACTTTATTGGTTGCGGTGCAATAATCCGAAAAAAGTTGTATGACAAAATAGGCGGATTTGCCGAGTGGTTATTTATTTATACCCACGAATGGGAATATGGTCTAAGATGTCTGGATGCAGGGTACAAAGTACGATATTATGCCAGCTGTCATATAATTCATCGCACTAGTGCTTTGAATCGCACACCTAAACGGTTAAAGGTTTTTTCGACCCGGAATGAGTTGGCTATAGTCTACAAGTATTTTTCTGAAGAAACCCGCGGTAAGTATATGAACCGGGTAATATTAAACAATATTAAGGGGGTTTATAAATATGGTCTCCATACTATCCCATGGTTTTTTGAAGCTTATAAAGAATTCAAAAAGCTTAAAGGGCAATTGGTACATACACCTGTAAAGAGAGAGATAGAAGACTTCTCCGGGAAAAACATCGGCTCGACAAGGCCATTTTTAAATATTTATTAA
- the glf gene encoding UDP-galactopyranose mutase: MSSKQYDYLIIGAGLFGSVFAHEASKRGKTCLIIDKRAHSGGNIHCENVEGINVHKYGAHIFHTNDKSIWDYVNSFVEFNRYTNSPVAVYKDELYNLPFNMNTFYQLWNVRTPEEAKAKIQSQIDEENISEPANLEEQALNLVGRDIYEKLIKGYTEKQWGRSATELPAFIIKRLPVRFTYDNNYFNDKYQGIPIGGYNKLTEGLVAGIEIKLNVDFFKDREYWEGIADNVVFTGNIDQYYGYQFGYLEYRSLNFEHQTLDTENYQGNAVVNYNEREVPYTRIIEHKHFEFGAQPKTVITKEFPQEWTLDKEPYYPINDTRNTEVFKKYKALADQEDKVIFGGRLAEYKYYDMHQIIGSALKTVKDVFND, from the coding sequence ATGTCATCAAAACAATATGATTATTTAATCATCGGCGCAGGGTTATTTGGAAGTGTATTTGCGCACGAAGCAAGTAAACGAGGTAAAACCTGCCTTATAATAGATAAACGTGCTCATTCGGGCGGAAATATCCATTGCGAAAATGTGGAGGGAATTAATGTACACAAGTACGGCGCGCATATTTTCCACACAAATGATAAAAGCATTTGGGATTATGTGAACTCATTTGTTGAGTTCAACCGTTATACCAATAGTCCGGTTGCTGTTTATAAAGACGAGTTGTACAACCTGCCGTTCAATATGAACACGTTTTATCAGTTATGGAACGTGCGCACTCCCGAAGAGGCTAAAGCAAAAATCCAGTCGCAAATAGACGAAGAGAACATTAGCGAACCCGCCAACCTCGAAGAACAGGCTTTAAATTTGGTTGGCCGGGATATCTATGAAAAATTGATTAAGGGCTACACAGAAAAACAGTGGGGCAGAAGCGCTACTGAACTTCCAGCATTTATTATTAAACGTTTGCCTGTTCGTTTTACTTATGACAATAATTATTTCAATGATAAATATCAGGGCATCCCAATAGGAGGTTATAACAAACTTACTGAAGGACTGGTAGCAGGAATTGAAATTAAACTCAATGTCGACTTTTTTAAAGATCGCGAATACTGGGAAGGTATTGCAGACAATGTGGTATTTACTGGCAATATAGACCAGTATTACGGTTACCAGTTCGGTTACCTGGAATATCGCAGTTTAAATTTTGAACATCAAACCTTGGATACGGAGAACTACCAGGGTAACGCCGTTGTTAATTATAACGAGCGCGAAGTACCTTATACCCGTATTATTGAACACAAACATTTTGAGTTTGGTGCCCAGCCTAAAACTGTGATTACAAAGGAATTCCCGCAGGAGTGGACTTTGGATAAAGAGCCTTACTATCCTATTAATGATACCCGTAACACCGAAGTTTTTAAAAAATACAAGGCTTTAGCTGATCAGGAAGACAAGGTAATATTTGGTGGCCGTTTGGCCGAATACAAATATTACGACATGCACCAAATCATTGGCTCTGCTTTAAAGACTGTAAAGGATGTTTTTAACGATTAA
- a CDS encoding glycosyltransferase family 4 protein, whose protein sequence is MQKVLYVFGGEKASGAEIVLDRLMRYNKQVEPHLFISPGDYADRLINEHPYIITPSQYLKKLNRVNAGSFAFMWMALRNYLFLSAKVLRYIKKHQINIVHANTVVPASYLIPALIWSKVFSGKTKWIWSDHDINFFSKLDHVFASTNLKWYDTTLTVSNAVKNKYKDKKDQSKASVLYNGLDVDHFKPDHSIRNHFRNEHEIDPEILVFGIAGNLSVRKGQLELLESIIRIRGKKNNVYLLIAGGLTDEDRDYSDQIISLVSLHPHTAKYLGQVKDMLSFYNGCDVIVNNSNIAGSEPLGTTIYEAMACEKIVLASDTGGSKEIIDHLKNGRVFKAEDEGALDTAIQYCIDDRGNLDQLKVSAREKVIDVFNIISMADNYNGVLNHLSK, encoded by the coding sequence ATGCAAAAGGTGCTTTATGTGTTTGGTGGCGAAAAAGCTTCGGGGGCTGAAATAGTTCTGGATAGGCTGATGCGTTATAACAAGCAGGTAGAACCTCATTTATTTATTTCGCCAGGCGATTATGCCGACAGGCTAATTAATGAACATCCGTATATCATAACGCCGAGTCAATATTTAAAGAAATTAAACCGCGTTAATGCCGGTTCTTTTGCGTTTATGTGGATGGCGCTTAGGAATTATTTGTTTCTATCTGCCAAAGTGCTGAGATACATTAAAAAGCATCAAATAAATATAGTACATGCTAATACCGTAGTTCCGGCATCGTACCTAATCCCGGCGTTGATTTGGTCGAAGGTTTTTTCCGGTAAAACAAAATGGATATGGAGCGATCACGATATTAACTTTTTTTCAAAGCTGGATCATGTTTTTGCAAGTACTAACCTTAAGTGGTATGATACTACCTTAACCGTTTCAAACGCCGTTAAGAATAAGTATAAAGATAAAAAAGATCAATCCAAAGCGTCAGTGCTGTACAATGGTTTGGACGTAGATCATTTTAAACCGGATCATTCAATCAGAAATCATTTTAGAAATGAACACGAAATAGATCCTGAAATATTGGTGTTTGGTATAGCCGGGAATTTATCGGTACGTAAAGGCCAGTTAGAATTGCTGGAGAGTATAATCCGCATCAGGGGAAAAAAAAATAACGTTTATCTACTGATTGCAGGGGGGCTAACAGACGAGGATCGGGACTATTCAGATCAAATTATAAGCTTGGTATCGCTACATCCACACACCGCCAAATATCTCGGTCAGGTTAAAGATATGTTGTCTTTTTACAATGGTTGCGATGTCATCGTCAACAACAGCAACATAGCCGGCAGCGAACCGTTGGGGACAACCATTTACGAAGCCATGGCGTGCGAAAAAATAGTTTTGGCATCTGATACCGGTGGGAGTAAAGAGATTATTGACCATTTAAAAAACGGACGTGTTTTTAAAGCAGAAGATGAGGGGGCGCTTGATACTGCTATTCAATATTGCATAGATGATCGCGGCAACCTGGATCAACTTAAAGTATCGGCACGTGAAAAGGTGATCGACGTATTTAATATTATTTCGATGGCCGATAATTATAACGGAGTTTTGAATCATTTATCTAAATAG